A section of the Candidatus Thioglobus autotrophicus genome encodes:
- a CDS encoding oligosaccharide flippase family protein, protein MIESIKKTTLYLFQTAISSIFGLVLLMFTTHYLTPDELGQFALIQVWIIFSTSLANFGLKGGYERTFFAYEKTDKSAQLLHSALLFVAVNLIIIFGFLWIFESDIEQLISSDLSQSHLLLWIFLGIALSELSEYYLIFLKNTGLANRYVQFTLIRTIANFIVVIVLLHFAQLKVLSLAYGMLISNILLLLMLVYYQESHFSFNKKLLREMLKISLPLTPRIFLGVLSSKLDKIMLGAVGSTALVGVYHIGQSIALVVFQVMVALDKVFKPEFHRKLFANKHQNNSSEINDYILPFFYLSIFVALLFGLFSADILTIFFSDKYVNLSEVVIILSINYAVIFFGIITGSQLIQAKKALIIVYLALFSLIIGIILNAIFISYWGIFGAAWAVTITTAISTIMGFLFAQKYIKIYWDLKSIFIAYAVYLFSMVFSLLNEMDVVNTNGYLLLFSKIFLVFMYIYVSSLNTANRRILLKFFKKN, encoded by the coding sequence ATGATTGAGTCGATAAAAAAAACCACACTTTACTTGTTTCAAACTGCTATCAGCAGCATATTTGGATTGGTATTGTTGATGTTTACCACACATTATCTAACACCCGATGAGTTAGGGCAGTTCGCACTAATACAAGTTTGGATAATATTTTCGACTAGTTTGGCAAACTTTGGTTTAAAAGGAGGCTACGAACGCACCTTTTTTGCATATGAGAAAACCGATAAATCTGCACAACTTTTACATTCCGCACTACTTTTTGTCGCAGTTAATCTAATTATTATCTTTGGTTTTTTATGGATTTTTGAGTCGGATATAGAACAGTTAATATCAAGTGACTTAAGTCAAAGTCATTTATTGTTATGGATTTTTCTTGGTATCGCTTTGAGTGAATTATCGGAGTATTACCTTATTTTTTTAAAGAATACAGGGCTTGCTAATCGTTATGTGCAATTTACTTTAATAAGGACAATTGCTAATTTTATTGTGGTTATAGTCTTGCTACATTTTGCTCAACTTAAAGTACTATCGTTGGCTTATGGCATGTTGATTTCAAATATCTTGTTGTTATTGATGCTGGTTTATTATCAAGAATCGCATTTTTCCTTTAATAAGAAACTTTTGAGGGAAATGTTAAAAATATCATTGCCATTAACGCCAAGAATATTTTTAGGTGTGCTAAGTTCAAAGCTTGATAAGATAATGCTAGGTGCAGTTGGCTCCACAGCCTTGGTCGGAGTGTACCATATAGGACAAAGTATTGCGTTAGTAGTTTTTCAGGTTATGGTGGCTCTTGATAAAGTATTTAAACCTGAATTTCATCGAAAATTATTTGCTAATAAACACCAAAATAATTCTAGTGAGATAAACGATTATATTCTGCCTTTTTTTTATTTAAGTATATTCGTAGCGCTGTTATTTGGATTATTTTCTGCAGATATTTTGACTATATTTTTCTCAGACAAGTATGTAAATCTGTCTGAGGTTGTTATTATTTTATCTATAAATTATGCTGTTATATTCTTTGGAATTATCACTGGATCTCAGTTGATTCAAGCTAAAAAGGCACTTATTATTGTATATTTAGCATTATTTTCACTGATTATTGGTATCATTTTAAACGCTATTTTTATTTCTTACTGGGGTATTTTTGGTGCAGCATGGGCAGTTACTATTACTACTGCTATATCAACAATAATGGGTTTTTTGTTTGCACAGAAATATATCAAAATATATTGGGATTTGAAATCAATTTTCATAGCTTATGCTGTATATCTGTTTTCCATGGTGTTCTCATTGTTAAACGAGATGGATGTAGTTAATACAAATGGTTATTTATTACTCTTTTCCAAAATATTCCTAGTCTTTATGTATATTTATGTATCAAGTTTGAACACTGCAAATAGAAGGATTTTATTAAAATTTTTTAAAAAAAATTAG
- a CDS encoding FkbM family methyltransferase, giving the protein MSAFGVDFDQYGENFNTSFEYSILGLSADNAIGTFNILSPDYIKIDVDGIEHLILEGASHILKTVKSVLVEIDESFIEQSKQSEKYLLDAGLTLSEKHILLENSSQYNQLWIRD; this is encoded by the coding sequence TTGTCTGCATTTGGCGTAGATTTTGATCAATATGGTGAGAATTTTAATACTTCATTTGAATATAGTATTTTAGGATTGAGCGCCGATAATGCAATAGGTACTTTTAATATACTTAGCCCGGATTATATTAAAATTGATGTGGATGGTATTGAACATCTTATTTTAGAAGGTGCTAGCCATATATTAAAAACAGTTAAAAGTGTTTTAGTAGAAATTGATGAGAGTTTTATAGAGCAAAGTAAGCAGTCCGAAAAGTATCTATTAGACGCCGGGTTAACATTATCAGAAAAACATATTTTATTGGAGAATAGTAGTCAATATAATCAACTTTGGATTAGAGACTAA
- a CDS encoding FkbM family methyltransferase, producing MSIFTKIKSSLIYRMETLEQRIINRLINKKQRIKYNGIDMTFFAPNALIRYRIRTFAMKEPETLDWIDSFDNNAVVWDIGANIGLYSIYAAKKKNARVFAFEPSVFNLEFLAKNIHANQLQEKVVIFPLALSNITNFNLFKMNNPVWGVHCLHLA from the coding sequence ATGAGTATTTTTACAAAAATTAAATCTTCATTAATATATCGCATGGAGACATTAGAACAAAGAATAATTAATCGCCTGATTAACAAAAAACAGCGCATTAAATATAATGGCATTGACATGACATTTTTTGCACCAAATGCACTCATTCGTTATAGAATTAGAACCTTTGCCATGAAAGAGCCAGAAACCCTAGATTGGATTGATTCTTTTGATAATAATGCGGTAGTGTGGGATATCGGGGCAAATATCGGGCTTTATTCTATTTATGCGGCAAAGAAAAAAAATGCACGAGTTTTTGCTTTTGAACCTTCAGTATTTAATTTAGAATTTTTAGCAAAAAATATCCATGCAAATCAATTACAAGAAAAAGTTGTTATTTTCCCATTGGCTTTGAGCAATATTACCAATTTTAATTTATTTAAGATGAATAACCCGGTTTGGGGGGTGCATTGTCTGCATTTGGCGTAG
- a CDS encoding polysaccharide biosynthesis PFTS motif protein: MMNKKRKGLIKKGYKQLKNDNKLDFLLKLVDILSRTKLNNTIVLKGFPCKHDFNTELSIRQFLTVRVLGYSFNKAILYSIGANKPLRCPLPKEWRSALIKQEVQVDRLSCALLWQGYVFLLWAYGVIQGFKSIIYLINSKKILREYVFFHDIGKDSLPTNSKTYNIVNWYLKWKGRVKNVDTIAHSAPNLSDYKYNNLQVFYIDGLPNLEGIQIARYFFLQVYLIFYSLFFIFIKPYSAILLGELLKLLRVNLANDKELARDYLFHSSGPYYRPIWTYAAEDKGSRILFYFYSTNTENFKTKSGYPIQRPRHLMSWSHYLVWDKFQTDFLKRFGHHKSIIEEVGPIWTSSSGGVIDVSLNSIAVFDVTPNNEDVYVSLGLGSEYYTPKIANQFLDDIYSVLEKNDVIMAHKIKRKNKNAHEEYMQNLKKLKKQPNYIEIDPDIDATQVIKKTKACISMPFTSTALIAKHEGRPSVFYDPSGIVQADDRAAHGIPILVSIDELQQWVEGIN; the protein is encoded by the coding sequence ATGATGAATAAGAAGAGAAAAGGGTTAATAAAAAAAGGCTATAAGCAACTTAAAAATGACAATAAGTTAGATTTTTTGTTGAAATTAGTAGATATCTTATCAAGAACTAAACTTAATAATACGATAGTATTAAAGGGGTTTCCGTGTAAACATGATTTTAATACTGAACTATCTATTCGTCAGTTTTTAACAGTGAGAGTTTTAGGTTATTCTTTTAACAAGGCGATACTTTATAGTATTGGCGCAAATAAGCCATTAAGGTGCCCATTACCAAAAGAGTGGCGTAGTGCATTAATCAAACAGGAAGTTCAAGTTGATAGGTTGTCTTGTGCCTTATTATGGCAAGGATATGTATTTTTACTTTGGGCATATGGCGTAATACAAGGGTTTAAAAGTATTATTTATTTAATTAACAGTAAGAAAATATTAAGAGAGTATGTATTTTTTCATGATATTGGAAAGGATAGCTTACCGACTAATAGCAAGACCTATAATATTGTTAATTGGTATTTAAAGTGGAAAGGAAGAGTGAAAAATGTTGATACAATTGCCCATAGCGCACCTAATTTGAGTGACTATAAATATAATAATTTACAGGTTTTTTATATTGATGGATTGCCAAATCTCGAAGGCATTCAAATTGCGAGATATTTTTTTCTACAAGTTTATTTAATTTTTTACAGCCTCTTTTTTATTTTTATTAAGCCTTATTCAGCTATATTACTTGGTGAATTATTAAAGCTATTAAGGGTTAATTTAGCCAATGATAAGGAGTTAGCTAGAGATTACTTATTTCATAGTTCTGGGCCTTACTATAGGCCGATATGGACTTATGCGGCGGAGGACAAAGGCTCAAGAATTTTATTTTATTTTTATTCTACCAATACTGAGAATTTTAAAACCAAATCAGGCTATCCTATTCAGCGTCCTAGGCATTTAATGAGCTGGTCTCACTATTTAGTATGGGATAAATTTCAAACAGATTTTCTAAAAAGATTTGGTCATCATAAATCAATCATAGAAGAAGTTGGGCCAATATGGACCTCATCTAGTGGTGGGGTGATTGATGTCTCATTAAACTCAATTGCAGTATTTGATGTAACGCCAAATAATGAAGATGTTTATGTTTCATTAGGTTTGGGAAGTGAATATTACACCCCAAAGATTGCAAATCAATTTCTAGATGATATATATTCGGTGTTAGAAAAGAATGATGTGATTATGGCGCATAAAATAAAGCGCAAAAACAAAAATGCACATGAAGAGTATATGCAGAATCTAAAAAAATTAAAGAAACAACCAAATTATATTGAAATTGATCCTGATATAGACGCCACACAGGTAATTAAAAAAACCAAGGCATGTATATCGATGCCATTTACATCTACAGCTTTGATTGCAAAACACGAGGGAAGACCTTCAGTTTTCTATGACCCTAGTGGTATTGTCCAAGCAGATGACAGAGCTGCGCATGGTATACCTATATTAGTCAGTATTGATGAGTTGCAACAATGGGTTGAAGGAATTAATTGA
- a CDS encoding IS3 family transposase, which produces MSKKRTTYSSAFKTKLVLELLQNADTLAEIASKHNILPQNLVNWKKTFLANAEIAMEPSKAVKEYKEELIKSQEKNERLTALVGKVTVEKEWLAKKLKSLGSSKLKQLVDLKPSPASISINHQCQLLGINRSGLYYKPRVNHAKQTIKSHITKVFEQIPIYGEKKVHQQLLEDGIKVSLNTVARYRQELGLKAVLAVKQVNTTMPIKEHKKYTYKLRGLNISHANHVWSTDITYIKIAGGMVYMAAIIDWHSKAVLSHRISNTMDVQLVMSVLNDALAKYPYPEIFNTDQGSQYTSEIHTQRLKNLGITISMDGRGRATDNICIERFWRSAKCERIYLNEYQNINELTTDVDDYIEFYNHRRFHQTLDYKKPMDVYQESIKLNQNKKKAS; this is translated from the coding sequence ATGAGTAAAAAACGTACAACCTACAGCTCAGCATTTAAAACAAAATTAGTACTTGAACTATTACAAAATGCAGATACCCTGGCAGAGATTGCCAGCAAGCATAACATTCTTCCACAAAACCTAGTGAACTGGAAGAAGACCTTCCTTGCCAACGCAGAGATTGCTATGGAGCCCTCTAAAGCAGTTAAAGAGTACAAGGAGGAGCTTATTAAATCACAAGAGAAGAACGAGCGCTTAACAGCGCTGGTAGGTAAAGTAACCGTAGAGAAGGAATGGTTAGCAAAAAAGCTAAAAAGCTTGGGCTCATCTAAACTAAAACAATTAGTTGATCTCAAGCCATCACCAGCATCTATCTCTATTAATCATCAATGTCAGCTGCTTGGCATTAACAGAAGTGGCTTGTATTACAAGCCACGAGTTAACCACGCCAAGCAAACAATTAAGAGTCATATCACCAAGGTGTTTGAACAGATACCCATTTACGGCGAGAAGAAGGTGCATCAGCAACTGCTTGAGGATGGTATCAAGGTCAGCTTAAATACGGTAGCTCGCTACCGTCAAGAGTTGGGCTTAAAGGCTGTATTGGCCGTTAAACAAGTCAATACAACCATGCCAATCAAAGAGCATAAGAAATACACCTATAAGCTCAGAGGGCTTAATATTAGCCATGCTAATCATGTCTGGAGTACCGACATCACCTACATCAAGATTGCCGGTGGCATGGTCTATATGGCAGCCATCATTGATTGGCACAGCAAAGCTGTGCTATCACACAGAATATCTAACACCATGGATGTTCAGTTAGTGATGAGTGTGCTCAATGATGCACTAGCTAAGTATCCATATCCAGAGATCTTTAACACCGATCAAGGTAGCCAGTACACCAGTGAGATACACACTCAAAGGCTTAAAAATCTAGGTATTACTATATCCATGGATGGTAGGGGTAGAGCCACAGATAATATCTGCATTGAGCGCTTCTGGCGAAGCGCCAAATGCGAAAGAATCTATTTGAACGAATACCAAAATATCAATGAGTTAACCACTGATGTAGATGACTATATTGAGTTTTACAACCATCGAAGATTCCATCAAACGCTAGACTACAAAAAACCAATGGACGTGTACCAAGAAAGTATAAAATTAAACCAGAATAAGAAGAAGGCCTCTTAG
- a CDS encoding DUF4910 domain-containing protein — translation MKKVGICIYKLCEDLWPITRSITGKGVRETLNIIKRHLPNLDVHEVPTDTTCFDWVIPKEWNINDAYVIDPNGNKIVDFKDSNLHVVSYSVPINQTLSLNELQNNLHSLPKQPDAIPYVTSYYQERWGFCLTDRQRKTLLEGDYQVCIDSELTDGSLTYGELIIHGRSKKEVFLSTYVCHPSMANNELSGPTVTTYLAKWIQSQPRKYTYRIIFIPETIGSICYLSRNLNTMKENIVAGYNISCVGDDDAYSYLPSRAENTISDKIALHVLKHTHPDFVRYSYLDRGSDERQYCSPGVDLPIASIMRTKYGKYKQYHTSLDDLNYISAEGLNGAYEVLQQCLECIEKNEIYRTTTLCEPKMDKRNLRPTLGAGVKLDKNFKYIMDVLVYADGKNDLLTIAEKLNVPMWSLFNNIEMLLREKLIKKM, via the coding sequence ATGAAAAAAGTAGGAATATGTATATATAAACTCTGTGAAGATTTATGGCCAATAACTAGAAGCATCACAGGAAAAGGGGTTAGAGAGACATTAAATATTATCAAGAGGCATCTGCCTAATTTAGATGTACATGAAGTTCCAACTGACACTACATGTTTTGACTGGGTTATTCCAAAAGAGTGGAATATTAACGATGCTTATGTGATTGACCCGAATGGGAATAAAATTGTAGATTTTAAGGATAGTAACTTGCATGTTGTAAGTTATTCCGTCCCCATAAATCAAACACTATCTCTAAATGAACTACAAAATAATTTACACTCATTGCCAAAGCAGCCAGATGCTATCCCTTATGTAACTTCATATTATCAAGAGAGGTGGGGTTTTTGTTTAACTGATCGTCAAAGAAAAACACTGTTAGAGGGTGATTATCAAGTGTGTATTGATAGTGAATTAACTGACGGTAGCTTGACTTATGGAGAATTGATTATTCATGGGAGAAGTAAAAAAGAAGTCTTTTTATCTACCTATGTTTGCCATCCTTCAATGGCTAATAATGAATTATCTGGCCCAACGGTTACTACCTATTTAGCAAAATGGATACAATCTCAGCCAAGAAAATATACCTATAGGATTATTTTTATACCTGAAACTATTGGGTCAATTTGCTATTTAAGTAGAAATCTCAACACAATGAAAGAAAATATTGTCGCTGGTTATAATATTTCTTGTGTTGGCGATGATGATGCATATTCTTATTTACCCTCAAGGGCTGAGAATACTATTTCAGATAAAATAGCACTGCATGTTTTAAAACACACCCATCCTGATTTTGTTAGATACAGTTATTTAGATAGAGGTAGTGATGAAAGGCAATATTGTAGTCCTGGAGTTGATTTGCCAATAGCATCTATTATGCGAACTAAATATGGAAAGTACAAGCAATATCACACCTCTCTTGATGATTTAAATTATATTTCAGCAGAGGGTCTAAATGGTGCTTATGAAGTATTACAGCAATGCCTCGAATGTATCGAGAAAAATGAAATCTATCGGACAACTACTTTGTGTGAACCAAAGATGGATAAAAGAAACTTGCGCCCAACTCTTGGTGCAGGTGTCAAATTAGACAAAAATTTTAAATATATTATGGATGTGCTAGTTTACGCTGATGGCAAAAATGATTTATTAACCATTGCTGAAAAGCTTAATGTTCCTATGTGGAGCTTATTTAACAATATAGAAATGTTATTAAGAGAAAAGTTAATTAAAAAGATGTAA
- a CDS encoding class I adenylate-forming enzyme family protein, translating to MFRALPSIYSLLENSACQYPEKLCVDDSCRSLTYKELLTRSKALAKGLAHVIKIKKGQAVGVVIINSVTFVEVQFSLLCGGYVVTPLDPEIKYKNLLHAIEKADLSVVITDNMKIAKYLASQVSTMSVIYSGKSKLEHCYFLNELFDFSGNQYKSIITNSNAIASYMFTTGSTGNPKAVVLSHFNVLSAISNIVEFVGYKHDYHELITLPLSHNFGLGHVYCNIAVGGRVSLLPGLSDFQLLFKTLMEKRPNGFPGTPSGYFILSKRFPKKLQQCGSFLRHIVIDSEPLPPELNIEIRALLPNTRIIVYYGLTEASRSTFIDYSIDAEMYFCKSVGKATPNVEIKIVDDNMCKNQPFEQGRVVIQGNHIMQGYLNDNKLTSEVIKNKWFYTDDIGYLDENGYLFLTGRKSTFINKGGIKIDPREIEEAFKKNTDVTNVAVVGLSHINFGILIFCVVTLKPNSMLNKNLLKEYCVKSLEKVKIPNEIIILDKIPKSSTGKLLRRELIQEVIRYAKYDDLEPIN from the coding sequence ATGTTTAGGGCGTTACCATCAATTTATTCACTTCTTGAGAATTCAGCTTGTCAGTACCCTGAAAAACTGTGTGTTGACGACAGTTGTCGATCGCTAACTTATAAAGAATTGCTAACTAGATCTAAAGCTCTTGCAAAAGGCTTGGCGCACGTAATAAAAATCAAGAAAGGACAGGCTGTAGGGGTGGTTATAATTAATAGTGTAACCTTTGTAGAAGTTCAATTTTCCTTGTTGTGTGGAGGGTATGTGGTTACTCCACTTGACCCAGAAATAAAGTATAAAAATCTTTTGCATGCAATTGAGAAAGCTGATTTGTCTGTGGTTATTACAGATAACATGAAAATAGCTAAGTATCTTGCATCGCAAGTATCTACAATGTCTGTGATTTATAGTGGCAAAAGCAAACTTGAACACTGCTATTTTCTTAATGAATTATTTGATTTTTCAGGTAATCAATATAAATCAATAATCACCAATTCTAATGCTATTGCATCTTATATGTTTACTACAGGTAGCACTGGCAATCCAAAGGCTGTAGTTTTGTCCCATTTTAATGTTCTTTCAGCTATCAGTAATATAGTTGAATTTGTTGGATATAAGCACGATTATCATGAATTGATAACTCTACCTTTATCTCATAATTTTGGTCTTGGCCATGTTTATTGTAATATTGCTGTGGGTGGGCGAGTTAGCTTGTTGCCAGGTCTCAGTGATTTTCAGTTGTTATTTAAAACACTAATGGAGAAGAGGCCTAATGGCTTTCCTGGTACACCAAGTGGATATTTCATTTTGTCCAAAAGATTCCCAAAGAAGCTGCAACAATGTGGTAGTTTTCTGCGTCATATTGTGATAGATTCAGAACCTCTCCCACCAGAACTCAACATAGAAATTAGAGCATTATTGCCGAATACTAGAATTATTGTGTACTATGGGTTAACAGAAGCATCTAGATCAACTTTTATTGACTATTCAATTGATGCAGAAATGTATTTCTGCAAAAGTGTTGGGAAAGCCACGCCTAATGTTGAGATTAAGATTGTTGATGATAATATGTGTAAAAATCAACCTTTTGAGCAAGGTAGAGTCGTAATTCAAGGAAATCACATAATGCAAGGATACCTCAATGATAATAAGCTAACATCTGAAGTGATTAAAAATAAATGGTTTTATACTGATGATATTGGATATTTGGATGAAAATGGATATCTATTTTTAACGGGAAGAAAATCAACCTTTATTAATAAAGGAGGAATAAAAATTGATCCAAGAGAAATAGAAGAGGCTTTTAAGAAAAATACCGATGTCACTAATGTTGCAGTTGTCGGATTGAGCCACATTAATTTTGGAATCCTGATTTTCTGTGTTGTTACTTTAAAGCCAAATAGCATGTTAAATAAGAATTTACTAAAAGAATATTGTGTAAAAAGTCTTGAAAAGGTAAAAATACCAAATGAAATAATTATTCTAGATAAGATTCCAAAAAGTTCTACAGGAAAACTGTTAAGACGTGAGCTGATTCAGGAAGTTATTAGATATGCAAAGTATGATGATCTAGAACCCATCAATTAA
- a CDS encoding acyl carrier protein produces MLNSSKLSKIINELIEFVNLHYSVGDVNVTPETNLIVSGVIDSIQVIELIVYIEKKYNIEFTEDDLLDSEFASIAGLTELILSK; encoded by the coding sequence ATGTTAAATTCATCTAAACTTTCAAAAATTATTAATGAGCTTATTGAGTTTGTAAACTTACATTATTCCGTAGGAGATGTTAATGTTACTCCTGAAACTAACCTTATAGTAAGCGGGGTCATTGATTCTATACAGGTAATCGAACTTATTGTTTATATTGAAAAAAAATATAATATTGAGTTTACAGAGGATGATTTGCTTGACAGTGAATTTGCGTCTATAGCTGGTTTGACAGAATTGATTTTATCAAAATAA
- a CDS encoding AAC(3) family N-acetyltransferase: protein MISVKKNELKHVLMSLGVCSGRTIFVHSSLGMIFGKQKDPNKFLYDCLNEIVGDSGTIVVPTFTNNCCQGLTFDPNKTGSEVGVFSNWIMKLNNAKRSLHPIHSVSAIGDKADEITQQVSESSFGKKSTFSKLIELNTLMLMVGTGVENTTLIHQVEEDMQVPYRFYKNFKITTFNNGVTKQTTTPYYARFLDRCISYRYDIRRKQLENNNKYRSIRIGWGKISSINFIDFYEIFSKEVNKDPYYLINKEKYFESI, encoded by the coding sequence ATGATTAGTGTAAAAAAAAATGAGTTAAAGCATGTGTTGATGTCACTTGGTGTTTGTTCTGGCAGAACAATTTTCGTACACTCATCGCTTGGTATGATTTTTGGAAAGCAAAAAGATCCTAATAAATTTCTTTATGATTGTTTAAATGAGATTGTTGGAGATTCTGGCACAATTGTAGTGCCAACATTCACCAATAATTGTTGTCAAGGGTTAACTTTTGATCCTAATAAAACGGGGTCAGAAGTGGGGGTGTTTAGTAATTGGATTATGAAGCTGAATAATGCCAAGCGATCCTTGCATCCAATACACTCTGTATCAGCAATAGGTGATAAAGCAGATGAAATTACTCAACAAGTTAGCGAAAGTAGCTTTGGCAAAAAATCAACTTTTTCCAAATTAATAGAACTTAATACCCTGATGTTAATGGTAGGCACAGGTGTTGAAAATACTACATTAATTCATCAGGTTGAAGAGGATATGCAAGTACCATACCGTTTTTATAAAAATTTTAAGATTACCACATTTAATAATGGCGTTACTAAACAAACTACAACTCCTTATTATGCAAGATTTCTAGATAGATGCATATCTTACCGGTATGATATAAGGCGAAAACAGCTTGAAAATAATAATAAGTATCGATCTATACGAATAGGATGGGGTAAAATATCTAGTATTAATTTCATTGACTTTTATGAAATTTTTTCTAAAGAAGTTAATAAAGACCCGTATTATTTGATTAACAAAGAAAAATATTTCGAATCTATATAA
- a CDS encoding GNAT family N-acetyltransferase encodes MKSITIQSDRFILRTLNQGDVSDRYLKWLCSQDNPQIRYTRKKHDIKEVKSYVSQRENDDTVLFLGIFVRDSGNHIGNIKYEPIVIEEHQATMGILIGEKSWRGVGVATEVINATVIWLQKNLGIREFFLGVDLDNIYAIKAYEKSGFTKTDMPHDSENIIIMQLGLNILEKRQ; translated from the coding sequence ATGAAAAGTATTACTATTCAATCTGATCGCTTTATTTTGAGAACTCTAAATCAAGGTGACGTAAGCGATAGGTATTTAAAATGGCTTTGTAGTCAAGATAACCCACAAATAAGGTACACTCGCAAAAAACATGATATTAAAGAAGTTAAATCTTATGTTTCACAACGAGAAAATGATGACACTGTTTTATTCCTCGGTATATTTGTGCGTGATAGCGGTAATCATATTGGCAATATCAAATATGAGCCTATTGTTATTGAGGAGCATCAAGCAACAATGGGCATTTTAATTGGCGAGAAGAGCTGGAGAGGGGTGGGTGTAGCTACTGAGGTAATTAATGCAACTGTGATTTGGCTGCAGAAGAATCTCGGTATCAGAGAGTTTTTTCTTGGAGTTGATTTAGATAATATTTATGCTATTAAGGCGTATGAGAAAAGTGGTTTTACAAAAACTGATATGCCACATGATTCTGAAAATATAATAATAATGCAACTTGGTTTAAATATCTTGGAAAAAAGACAATAA